One part of the Marinobacter sp. M3C genome encodes these proteins:
- a CDS encoding AAA family ATPase, translating into MARVIAVTNQKGGVGKTTTCVNLAASLAATKRRVLLVDMDPQGNATMGSGIDKNALQLSGYDLLTKRASASEIIIYNEMGGYDIMPGNGDLTAAEVELMTEIGREHRLRQALNPLRDNYDYVLIDCPPSLNLLTVNALSFADSILIPMQCEYYALEGLAALMNTVQQIQETVNPNLQVEGILRTMYDPRSSLTRDVSGQLTEFFGDKVYRVVIPRNVRLAEAPSHGMPALKYDKASKGAIAYLALAGEMVRRHGAKKASDAVAV; encoded by the coding sequence ATGGCGCGCGTGATTGCGGTGACCAATCAGAAAGGCGGTGTGGGTAAAACCACCACCTGCGTCAACCTTGCCGCATCTCTGGCCGCGACCAAGCGCCGGGTGCTGTTGGTAGACATGGACCCCCAGGGCAATGCCACCATGGGCAGCGGCATTGATAAAAACGCCCTGCAACTCTCTGGTTATGATTTGCTCACCAAGCGTGCCAGCGCCAGTGAGATCATCATTTATAACGAGATGGGCGGTTACGACATCATGCCGGGTAACGGTGATTTGACCGCAGCTGAAGTGGAGCTGATGACGGAAATCGGCCGCGAGCATCGCCTGCGCCAAGCCCTGAACCCGCTTCGCGACAACTACGATTACGTGTTGATTGATTGCCCTCCATCGCTGAACCTGTTGACGGTGAACGCGCTGTCGTTCGCCGATTCCATTCTGATTCCGATGCAATGTGAGTATTACGCGTTGGAAGGCCTGGCAGCGCTAATGAACACGGTGCAGCAGATTCAGGAAACGGTAAATCCTAATCTGCAGGTTGAGGGCATTCTGCGCACTATGTACGACCCCCGCAGCAGTTTGACGCGGGATGTGTCTGGCCAGCTCACCGAATTTTTTGGCGATAAAGTGTACCGCGTCGTCATTCCCCGCAACGTGCGCCTGGCGGAAGCGCCCAGCCATGGCATGCCTGCCTTGAAGTACGACAAAGCCTCGAAAGGCGCTATTGCCTACCTGGCTTTGGCGGGTGAAATGGTTCGCCGGCACGGAGCAAAGAAAGCATCTGACGCGGTTGCGGTGTAA
- the rsmG gene encoding 16S rRNA (guanine(527)-N(7))-methyltransferase RsmG, which yields MAQNSVWQRQLDEGLAQMELKLDVSQQRQLLAFLALLAKWNKAFNLTAVRDEREMVSRQLLDSLSILPFVTTHHLLDVGAGGGLPGIPLAIALPDTRFTLLDSNGKKTRFLKQCVLELGLRNLDVIHSRAEAYQPRELFTQVSSRAFAALDNQVNWCDHLLAGNGEFIAMKGQYPDDEVAALGRGWQVNSFYRLAVPGVEGERNVLIIGRNGHPH from the coding sequence ATGGCACAGAATTCAGTATGGCAGCGTCAGCTTGACGAAGGCCTGGCGCAAATGGAGCTCAAGCTCGACGTCAGCCAACAGCGACAGCTGCTGGCATTTTTGGCGTTGCTGGCTAAATGGAACAAAGCATTCAACCTGACCGCTGTGCGTGATGAACGCGAGATGGTGTCGCGGCAACTGCTGGACAGCCTCAGCATTTTGCCGTTTGTGACCACCCACCACTTGCTGGACGTTGGAGCTGGTGGCGGTTTGCCGGGAATTCCGCTGGCCATTGCCTTGCCAGACACGCGCTTTACTCTGCTAGACAGTAACGGTAAGAAAACCCGCTTCCTTAAGCAGTGTGTGCTGGAGTTGGGATTGCGCAATCTGGACGTTATTCACAGTCGCGCCGAGGCGTACCAGCCCCGTGAGCTGTTTACCCAGGTCAGCAGCCGTGCATTTGCCGCACTGGACAACCAAGTGAACTGGTGCGACCACCTGCTGGCAGGTAACGGTGAGTTTATTGCCATGAAAGGCCAGTATCCCGATGATGAAGTGGCTGCCCTTGGCCGTGGTTGGCAGGTAAACTCGTTTTATAGGCTGGCAGTGCCCGGCGTAGAGGGTGAACGTAACGTGCTGATTATTGGCCGCAACGGACACCCACACTGA
- the mnmG gene encoding tRNA uridine-5-carboxymethylaminomethyl(34) synthesis enzyme MnmG — protein MDFPTRFDVIVIGGGHAGTEAALAAARMGSHTLLLTHNIETLGQMSCNPAIGGIGKSHLVKEIDALGGAMARATDRAGIQFRVLNGRKGPAVRATRAQTDRILYKAAIREILENQPNLTLFQQSADDLIVENERVTGVVTQTGIRFLGKTVVLTTGTFLGGIIHIGMKNHAGGRAGDAPANALAQRLRELPFNVGRLKTGTPPRIDARSVDFSVMQQQWGDDPAPVMSFMGSRAEHPRQVCCYITRTTEETHDIIRSGFDRSPMFTGKIGGVGPRYCPSLEDKVSRFADKSSHQIFVEPEGLTTHELYPNGISTSLPFDIQIRAVQSIPGFEKAHIMRPGYAIEYDYLNPQDLRHTLETKFIQGLYFAGQINGTTGYEEAAAQGLLAGINAARQAQEKDAWYPRRDEAYIGVLVDDLITMGTSEPYRMFTSRAEYRLILREDNADLRLTDSGRELGLVDDERWSKFNTKRDAIGTERSRLEGTRVHPNTAAGERANQYLKQPLGRDHTLAELLRRPEIVYAHIADIAEYRADDAIVADQVEIEIKYEGYISRQADEIERLRKNENTALPVDLDYGIIGGLSNEIKQKLGAVRPETVAQASRVQGVTPAAISQILVHMKKRDLLRKQSA, from the coding sequence GAGACCCTGGGGCAGATGTCCTGCAACCCGGCCATTGGCGGTATCGGTAAAAGCCATCTGGTAAAAGAAATTGACGCGTTAGGCGGAGCCATGGCCCGTGCCACCGACAGGGCCGGCATCCAGTTTCGCGTGTTGAATGGCCGCAAGGGCCCCGCCGTGCGCGCTACCCGCGCCCAGACCGACCGCATTCTGTACAAAGCGGCCATCCGTGAAATACTGGAAAACCAGCCTAATTTGACTCTGTTCCAGCAGTCCGCCGATGACCTGATTGTGGAGAACGAGCGGGTAACCGGCGTAGTCACCCAGACCGGCATCCGTTTCCTGGGAAAAACAGTGGTTCTAACCACCGGTACTTTTTTGGGCGGCATCATACACATTGGTATGAAAAATCACGCCGGTGGCCGTGCTGGCGATGCTCCGGCCAATGCGTTGGCTCAGCGCCTGCGGGAGTTACCGTTTAACGTTGGCCGGCTGAAAACTGGCACGCCGCCGCGCATTGACGCCCGCAGCGTAGATTTTTCAGTGATGCAGCAACAGTGGGGCGATGACCCAGCGCCGGTTATGTCGTTTATGGGTTCCCGCGCTGAACACCCACGGCAAGTTTGCTGTTATATCACCCGTACCACCGAAGAAACCCACGACATCATCCGCAGCGGCTTTGACCGCTCGCCGATGTTCACCGGCAAAATTGGCGGTGTTGGCCCACGCTACTGCCCGTCTTTAGAAGATAAGGTAAGCCGGTTTGCCGATAAGAGCTCGCACCAGATTTTCGTCGAGCCTGAAGGCCTGACCACGCACGAGCTTTATCCCAACGGCATTTCCACCAGCTTGCCGTTTGATATCCAGATTAGGGCAGTGCAGTCAATTCCGGGTTTTGAAAAGGCCCACATCATGCGCCCGGGCTACGCCATTGAATACGATTATCTGAACCCGCAGGATTTACGCCACACCCTGGAAACCAAGTTCATTCAGGGTTTGTATTTCGCCGGCCAGATTAACGGTACTACCGGTTACGAAGAAGCGGCAGCGCAAGGCTTGCTTGCGGGCATTAACGCAGCACGTCAGGCGCAGGAAAAAGACGCCTGGTATCCGCGCCGTGATGAGGCCTATATTGGTGTACTGGTGGATGACTTGATCACCATGGGTACCTCCGAACCTTACCGCATGTTCACCAGCCGCGCCGAATACCGACTTATTTTGCGCGAAGACAACGCTGACCTGCGCCTGACCGACAGCGGCCGTGAACTGGGTCTGGTAGACGACGAACGCTGGAGTAAATTCAACACCAAGCGCGATGCCATAGGCACCGAACGCAGTCGCCTGGAAGGCACGCGTGTGCACCCGAACACCGCCGCGGGTGAGCGCGCCAATCAGTATTTGAAGCAGCCCCTGGGCCGCGACCACACGTTGGCCGAGCTGCTGCGGCGCCCGGAAATCGTGTACGCTCACATTGCCGATATCGCGGAATATCGGGCCGATGACGCCATAGTGGCTGACCAGGTTGAAATCGAAATTAAGTACGAAGGCTATATTTCGCGCCAAGCCGATGAGATCGAGCGCCTGCGCAAAAATGAGAACACCGCGCTGCCAGTCGATCTGGATTATGGCATAATTGGCGGGTTATCCAACGAAATCAAGCAGAAGCTAGGAGCCGTGCGACCCGAAACCGTCGCCCAGGCATCCCGAGTTCAAGGCGTTACACCAGCCGCCATAAGCCAGATTCTGGTGCATATGAAAAAGCGCGACTTGTTGCGCAAGCAGAGCGCGTAA